One genomic segment of Hordeum vulgare subsp. vulgare chromosome 2H, MorexV3_pseudomolecules_assembly, whole genome shotgun sequence includes these proteins:
- the LOC123427620 gene encoding UDP-N-acetylglucosamine diphosphorylase 1-like, with the protein MKEMMVGSVAPVGGVGRWGAAPPQELLERMKDYGQEGAFALWDELSPEDRDLLVRDIESLDLSRIDRIIRRSMGSQGYVAPAEPVPESSVSRVEERSPEDKERWWKKGLRAISEGRLAVVLLAGGQGTRLGSSDPKGCFSIGLPSGKSLFQLQAERILCIQKLAAQSSDSPRNTLPIHWYIMTSPFTDDVTRKFFESRKYFGLEADQVTFFQQGTLPCVSDDGRFIMETPYKVAKAPDGNGGVYAALKSKKLLDDMSSRGVKYVDCYGVDNVLVRVADPTFLGYFIEKGVSSAAKVVRKAYPQENVGVFVQRGRGGPLSVVEYSEMDAAMTTEINQSTGRLRYCWSNVCLHMFSLEFLNQVANSLEKDSVYHLAQKKIPSIHGYTMGLKLEQFIFDAFNYSPSTTLFEVLREEEFAPVKNANGSAYDTPDSAKLMLLRLHSRWVVAAGGFLTHSVPLYMTGVEVSPLSSYAGENLEAICRGRTFHAPSEISF; encoded by the exons atgaaggagatgaTGGTGGGGTCGGTGGCGCCGGTGGGCGGGGTCGGGAGGTGGGGGGCGGCGCCGCCGCAGGAGCTGCTGGAGCGGATGAAGGACTACGGCCAGGAGGGCGCCTTCGCGCTCTGGGACGAGCTCTCGCCCGAGGACCGCGACCTCCTCGTCCGGGACATCGAG AGTCTAGATCTTTCAAGGATTGACCGGATCATTCGACGCTCTATGGGATCACAAG GCTATGTGGCGCCCGCCGAGCCCGTGCCGGAATCCAGCGTCTCGAGGGTGGAGGAGAGGTCTCCCGAGGACAAAGAACGGTGGTGGAAGAAGGGTTTGAGAGCCATCTCCGAGGGGAGGCTGGCCGTTGTCCTTTTGGCTGGTGGTCAG GGGACTCGGCTTGGTAGCTCAGATCCCAAGGGGTGTTTCA GTATTGGACTTCCATCTGGAAAATCACTTTTCCAACTCCAAGCGGAACgcattttgtgtattcaaaagttGGCTGCTCAGTCCAGTGATA GTCCAAGAAATACTTTACCAATCCACTGGTACATAATGACCAGCCCCTTCACCGATGATGTCACACGCAAATTCTTTGAAAGCCGTAAATATTTTGGCTTAGAAGCTGACCAG GTGACCTTTTTCCAACAAGGCACCCTTCCATGTGTTTCTGACGATGGCAGATTTATTATGGAGACGCCATACAAG GTAGCCAAGGCACCTGATGGAAATGGAGGAGTTTATGCTG CTCTGAAGTCTAAGAAGTTGCTTGATGATATGTCTTCACGGGGTGTGAAGTATGTAGATTGCTACGGAGTTGATAACGTATTG GTTCGTGTTGCAGATCCAACGTTCCTAGGGTACTTTATAGAAAAGGGTGTATCTTCTGCTGCAAAGGTTGTTAGGAAG GCTTATCCACAAGAGAATGTTGGAGTATTTGTTCAAAGAGGTCGTGGTGGACCTCTTTCCGTGGTCGAGTATAGTGAAATGGATGCGGCTATGACTACTGAAATTAATCAATCAACAGGACGCCTTCGTTATTGTTGGAGCAAT GTATGCTTGCATATGTTCAGTTTGGAATTTCTGAATCAAGTCGCAAACAGCCTTGAAAAGGACAGCGT GTATCATCTTGCACAGAAGAAGATACCTTCGATTCATGGGTATACAATGGGCCTGAAGCTTGAGCAGTTCATATTCGATGCATTCAATTACTCCCCGTCCACGACACTTTTTGAG GTGCTACGTGAAGAGGAATTTGCTCCAGTGAAGAACGCGAATGGCTCAGCCTACGACACCCCCGATAGCGCCAAACTGATGCTGCTCCGACTCCACAGCAGATGGGTAGTCGCTGCTGGCGGCTTCCTGACCCATTCTGTGCCCTTGTACATGACAG GCGTCGAGGTTTCTCCGCTCAGCTCCTACGCCGGAGAAAACCTGGAGGCGATCTGCCGCGGACGGACATTCCACGCTCCCAGCGAGATCTCGTTCTAG
- the LOC123427621 gene encoding 40S ribosomal protein S11, which produces MAEQTEKSFLKQPKVFLSTKKADKAKRPGKAGNRFWKSVGLGFKTPREAIEGTYIDKKCPFTGTVAIRGRIIAGTCHSAKMNRTIIVRRNYLHFVKKYQRYEKRHSNIPAHISPCFRVKEGDHVIIGQCRPLSKTVRFNVLKVVPAGTTGGGKKAFIAA; this is translated from the exons ATGGCGGAGCAG ACTGAGAAGTCTTTCCTCAAGCAGCCAAAGGTTTTCCTCAG CACCAAGAAGGCTGACAAGGCAAAGAGGCCCGGCAAGGCTGGCAACCGCTTCTGGAAGAGTGTTGGCCTTGGTTTCAAGACCCCAAGGGAAGCGATCGAAG GTACCTACATTGACAAGAAGTGCCCATTCACTGGAACTGTTGCCATCAGGGGCAGAATCATAGCTGGAACCTGCCACagcgccaagatgaacaggacgATCATCGTGCGCAGGAACTACCTTCACTTTGTGAAGAAGTATCAGAG GTATGAGAAGAGGCACTCCAACATCCCAGCTCACATCTCCCCCTGCTTCCGTGTCAAGGAAGGCGACCATGTCATCATTGGCCAGTGCAG GCCCCTGTCGAAAACTGTGAGATTCAATGTCCTGAAGGTCGTTCCAGCTGGAACCACCGGAGGCGGGAAGAAGGCTTTCATCGCTGCTTAA
- the LOC123427622 gene encoding CCR4-NOT transcription complex subunit 9-like isoform X1, producing MASLQPSLPEPSSFAGASPPSPSPIGGGAGGGSASAAQEPRKMASAEQLVLDLCDRELRENALLELSKKREIFQDLAPLLWHSFGTIAALLQEIVSIYPALSPPTLSPGASNRVCNALALLQCVASHPDTRIPFLNAHVPLFLYPFLNTFSKTRPFEYLRLTSLGVIGALVKVDDTDVISFLLQTEIIPLCLRTMEMGSELSKTVATFIVQKILLDDIGLHYVCATAERFYAVGSVLGNMVISLADQPSTRLLKHIIRCYLRLSDNPRACVALHNCLPDMLKDGTFNISLRDDPATRRWLQQLLHNVTVGGMGGPGMGVPPQPGLDHMMGI from the exons ATGGCGAGCCTGCAGCCTTCCCTCCCCGAGCCCTCCTCCTTCGCCGGGGCCTCGCCGCCGTCTCCCTCCCCGATCGGTGGAGGCGCCGGTGGCGGCTCTGCCTCGGCGGCGCAGGAGCCCAGGAAGATGGCGTCGGCGGAGCAGCTGGTGCTCGACCTGTGCGACCGCGAGCTGCGCGAGAACGCCCTCCTCGAGCTGTCCAAG AAACGAGAGATATTCCAAGACCTGGCCCCGCTTCTCTGGCACTCTTTTGGCACAATTGCTGCACTGCTTCAG GAAATTGTGTCGATCTACCCTGCACTTTCACCCCCAACTTTGTCACCAGGTGCATCAAACCGAGTCTGCAACGCACTTGCACTTCTTCAG TGTGTTGCATCGCACCCTGATACCAGAATCCCTTTCTTAAATG CTCATGTGCCGCTGTTCTTGTATCCGTTCCTGAATACATTCAGCAAGACAAGGCCTTTTGAGTACTTGCGGCTTACCAGCCTGGGTGTCATCGGTGCTCTTGTTAAG GTTGATGACACTGACGTTATCAGCTTTTTGCTGCAAACTGAAATAATTCCTCTGTGCTTGCGTACCATGGAAATGGGCAGTGAACTATCAAAAACC GTCGCTACCTTCATCGTCCAAAAGATTCTGCTGGATGATATTGGACTGCACTACGTATGTGCCACCGCTGAGCGTTTCTATGCTGTAGGCAGCGTTTTAGGAAATATGGTAATATCACTTGCTGATCAGCCTTccacaaggttgctcaagcacatTATTCGATGTTACCTCAGGCTGTCAGATAACCCCAG GGCCTGTGTTGCACTACATAATTGCCTCCCTGACATGCTGAAAGATGGGACGTTCAACATTTCTCTTAGG GATGACCCCGCGACAAGGCGCTGGCTCCAACAACTGCTGCATAACGTGACAGTGGGTGGTATGGGAGGACCTGGCATGGGGGTGCCTCCCCAGCCGGGCCTGGATCACATGATGGGGATATGA
- the LOC123427622 gene encoding CCR4-NOT transcription complex subunit 9-like isoform X2 translates to MASLQPSLPEPSSFAGASPPSPSPIGGGAGGGSASAAQEPRKMASAEQLVLDLCDRELRENALLELSKKREIFQDLAPLLWHSFGTIAALLQEIVSIYPALSPPTLSPGASNRVCNALALLQCVASHPDTRIPFLNAHVPLFLYPFLNTFSKTRPFEYLRLTSLGVIGALVKVATFIVQKILLDDIGLHYVCATAERFYAVGSVLGNMVISLADQPSTRLLKHIIRCYLRLSDNPRACVALHNCLPDMLKDGTFNISLRDDPATRRWLQQLLHNVTVGGMGGPGMGVPPQPGLDHMMGI, encoded by the exons ATGGCGAGCCTGCAGCCTTCCCTCCCCGAGCCCTCCTCCTTCGCCGGGGCCTCGCCGCCGTCTCCCTCCCCGATCGGTGGAGGCGCCGGTGGCGGCTCTGCCTCGGCGGCGCAGGAGCCCAGGAAGATGGCGTCGGCGGAGCAGCTGGTGCTCGACCTGTGCGACCGCGAGCTGCGCGAGAACGCCCTCCTCGAGCTGTCCAAG AAACGAGAGATATTCCAAGACCTGGCCCCGCTTCTCTGGCACTCTTTTGGCACAATTGCTGCACTGCTTCAG GAAATTGTGTCGATCTACCCTGCACTTTCACCCCCAACTTTGTCACCAGGTGCATCAAACCGAGTCTGCAACGCACTTGCACTTCTTCAG TGTGTTGCATCGCACCCTGATACCAGAATCCCTTTCTTAAATG CTCATGTGCCGCTGTTCTTGTATCCGTTCCTGAATACATTCAGCAAGACAAGGCCTTTTGAGTACTTGCGGCTTACCAGCCTGGGTGTCATCGGTGCTCTTGTTAAG GTCGCTACCTTCATCGTCCAAAAGATTCTGCTGGATGATATTGGACTGCACTACGTATGTGCCACCGCTGAGCGTTTCTATGCTGTAGGCAGCGTTTTAGGAAATATGGTAATATCACTTGCTGATCAGCCTTccacaaggttgctcaagcacatTATTCGATGTTACCTCAGGCTGTCAGATAACCCCAG GGCCTGTGTTGCACTACATAATTGCCTCCCTGACATGCTGAAAGATGGGACGTTCAACATTTCTCTTAGG GATGACCCCGCGACAAGGCGCTGGCTCCAACAACTGCTGCATAACGTGACAGTGGGTGGTATGGGAGGACCTGGCATGGGGGTGCCTCCCCAGCCGGGCCTGGATCACATGATGGGGATATGA